In the Manis javanica isolate MJ-LG chromosome 12, MJ_LKY, whole genome shotgun sequence genome, one interval contains:
- the LOC140845133 gene encoding small integral membrane protein 18-like, whose product MESQRMASLNSSLWNETTTSVYQYLGFQVQKIYPFHDNWNTACFVILLLFIFTVISLVVLAFLYEVLDCCCCVKNKTVKDLQSEPNPLRSMMDNIRKHEIEVV is encoded by the coding sequence ATGGAATCTCAAAGAATGGCCTCCCTGAACTCTAGCCTCTGGAATGAAACTACCACATCTGTTTATCAGTATCTTGGTTTTCAAGTCCAAAAAATTTACCCTTTCCATGATAACTGGAACACTGCCTGCTTTGtcattctgcttttatttatatttacagtgaTCTCTTTAGTAGTGCTGGCTTTCCTTTATGAAGTGCTTGACTGCTGCTGctgtgtaaaaaataaaactgtgaaaGACCTGCAAAGCGAGCCTAACCCTCTTAGAAGTATGATGGACAACATTAGGAAACATGAAATTGAAGTGGTCTAG